From Carassius auratus strain Wakin chromosome 22, ASM336829v1, whole genome shotgun sequence, a single genomic window includes:
- the LOC113039945 gene encoding replication stress response regulator SDE2, with protein MELFVVSPTLRFTNLTVSAGSTVGDLIDHFAVKEGVSFIDVYVKSNGRVSDRTDPLRAGLVYRVEPRLCGGKGGFGSMLRALGAQIEKTTNREACRDLSGRRLRDVNHEKEMADWLKKQADREAEKEQRRLERIQRKLAEPKHYFTDPDYEQQCHDLSERLEDSVLKGMQASSSGLVKADEGPSRKRPKPADSEKKAKKKCFWTGLGGLEEMSSSGEGSDDSDSEASPSTSGASRSSDAPKPAVLPSATRGSDRTDPQEQPSSSSSSSSQSPAPSSPTQVEEEEVQKECTAETSQNAASEEDKSSQSPASSSPTEVEEEGMKKCKAETGQKSSSEEDSSSRSPAPSSPTQVEEQKECKAETSQNATSEEDKSSQSPASSSPTEVEEAVQKECTTETGQNSSREEDKSQVVPTEAPSGPAESSQAQEEVEGLLDLLSVSGPEQLEALGLERLKKELMERGMKCGGTLQERAARLFSIKGLNPDQIDPALLAKPTKGKKK; from the exons ATGGAGCTCTTCGTGGTTTCCCCAACTTTGAGGTTTACTAACCTTACCGTGTCCGCGGGCTCGACTGTCGGCGACCTCATCGATCATTTCGCCGTTAAAGAG GGTGTCTCTTTCATAGACGTCTATGTGAAGAGTAATGGCCGAGTCTCGGACAGGACTGACCCGCTTCGGGCTGGACTTGTGTACCGTGTGGAGCCTCGGTTATGTGGAGGCAAAGGAG GATTTGGCTCTATGTTGAGGGCCCTCGGGGCACAGATCGAAAAGACCACTAACCGTGAGGCCTGCAGAGATCTGAGCGGAAGGAGACTAAGAGACGTCAATCATGAGAAAGA AATGGCGGACTGGCTGAAGAAGCAGGCGGATCGAGAGGCAGAGAAGGAGCAGCGTCGTCTGGAGCGGATTCAGAGGAAATTGGCCGAGCCCAAACATTATTTCACAGACCCTGATTATGAACAGCAGTGCCACGACCTCTCGGAGAGACTGGAGGACTCTGTGCTGAAAG GCATGCAGGCTTCTTCTAGTGGTCTTGTCAAGGCGGACGAGGGGCCGAGTCGCAAGCGTCCGAAACCAGCTGACAGTGAAAAGAAGgcaaagaagaaatgtttctg GACTGGCCTCGGAGGACTGGAGGAGATGAGCAGCTCTGGTGAAGGAAGTGATGACAGCGACAGTGAGGCTTCTCCGTCCACTTCTGGAGCTTCACGCAGTTCAGATGCTCCCAAACCAGCTGTGCTCCCGTCTGCCACCAGGGGGAGTGACCGGACAGACCCTCAGGAGCAGCCCAGCAGCTCCAGCAGCTCCTCCTCCCAGAGTCCCGCACCGAGCTCCCCAAcacaggtggaggaggaggaggtgcagAAGGAGTGTACAGCTGAAACCAGCCAAAACGCCGCCAGCGAAGAGGATAAATCCTCCCAGAGCCCTGCATCGAGCTCCCCAacagaggtggaggaggaggggaTGAAGAAGTGTAAAGCAGAAACCGGCCAAAAAAGCAGCAGCGAAGAGGATAGTTCCTCTCGGAGTCCCGCACCGAGCTCCCCAACACAGGTGGAGGAGCAGAAGGAGTGTAAAGCTGAAACCAGCCAAAACGCCACCAGCGAAGAGGATAAATCCTCCCAGAGTCCTGCATCGAGCTCCCCAACAGAGGTGGAGGAGGCGGTGCAAAAGGAGTGTACAACAGAAACCGGCCAAAACAGCAGCAGAGAAGAGGATAAATCGCAGGTTGTTCCCACAGAAGCACCAAGCGGCCCAGCCGAGAGCAGTCAGGCACAGGAAGAG GTGGAGGGTCTGCTGGATCTGCTGTCTGTGAGTGGTCCCGAGCAGCTGGAGGCTTTGGGTCTGGAGCGGCTGAAGAAAGAACTGATGGAACGAGGGATGAAGTGTGGAGGAACGCTGCAGGAACGGGCTGCACGTCTCTTCTCCATCAAAGGACTGAACCCTGATCAGATTGACCCTGCGCTCTTGGCCAAACCCACCAAGGGCAAGAAGAAATAG
- the LOC113039946 gene encoding calpain-1 catalytic subunit-like, with protein sequence MYSIGVSSRIYKERLQAEGMGTNDNAVKFLNQDYEELKRECLESGRLFEDPCFPAVPQSLGFKELAPYSSKTHGVQWIRPTELSSNPEFIVGGATRTDICQGALGDCWLLAAIASLTLNDRLLHRVVPHGQSFTDEYAGIFHFQFWQFGDWVDVVVDDRLPVKDKELMFVHSAEGNEFWSALLEKAYAKLNGSYEALSGGSTTEGFEDFTGGVAEMYELRQAPKDLHRIIAKALERGSLLGCSIDITSAFDMEAVTFKKLVKGHAYSVTGLREVNFRGSRERLIRIRNPWGQVEWTGAWSDNSSEWNGIDPAEREEMNNHMEDGEFWMPFQEFKRQFSRLEICNLTPDALSEDSLNFWNTIKFNGTWRRGSTAGGCRNNPNTFWINPQYKITLLEEDDDPEDDEVACSFLVALMQKDRRRYRKQGQDMHTIGFAIYEVPEEFHGSQSVHLKKDFFLRHSSCARSETFINLREVSTRLKLPPGEYLVVPSTFEPGKEADFVLRVFTEKQSETQEMDDEIAFNLEDEEEVSEEDMEDSFKKLFAQLSGEDMEISVHELRTILNRVVSKHRDVKTDGFSLESCRCMVSLMDKDGSARLGIVEFQILWNKIRKWLGIFRQFDLDKSGTMSSYEMRLAVESAGFKLNNKLHQVIVARYSDGDTIDFDNFVCCLVKLEAMFRTFRELDKEGSGIAELNVSEWLYLTMCG encoded by the exons ATGTATTCAATTGGAGTGTCGTCGCGTATTTACAAGGAACGGCTTCAGGCAGAAGGGATGGGAACCAATGACAATGCGGTCAAGTTCCTGAACCAGGACTATGAGGAGCTGAAGAGAGAGTGTCTGGAGAGCGGCAGGCTGTTTGAGGACCCCTGCTTCCCAGCCGTGCCTCAGTCACTGGGCTTCAAGGAGCTCGCGCCATACTCCTCCAAAACACATGGTGTGCAGTGGATAAGACCCACT GAGCTGTCAAGCAACCCTGAGTTTATAGTGGGCGGAGCCACACGCACAGATATTTGCCAGGGAGCCCTAG GTGACTGTTGGCTGTTAGCTGCCATCGCATCCCTGACTTTAAATGACAGGCTGCTTCACAGAGTCGTTCCTCATGGACAAAGCTTTACGGACGAGTACGCCGGCATCTTCCACTTCCAG TTCTGGCAGTTTGGCGATTGGGTGGACGTTGTGGTCGATGACCGTTTGCCTGTGAAAGATAAAGAGCTGATGTTTGTTCACTCAGCAGAGGGAAATGAGTTTTGGAGCGCCTTGCTGGAAAAAGCCTATGCCAA GCTGAATGGCTCATATGAAGCCCTGTCGGGAGGGTCCACCACTGAAGGTTTTGAGGACTTCACGGGTGGAGTGGCCGAGATGTACGAGCTGCGTCAAGCTCCCAAAGACTTGCACCGCATCATTGCCAAAGCCTTGGAGAGAGGCTCACTGTTGGGCTGCTCTATTGAT ATCACCAGTGCCTTTGATATGGAGGCTGTAACTTTTAAGAAGCTGGTGAAGGGACATGCGTACTCCGTCACGGGTCTCAGAGAG gtGAATTTCCGTGGCAGCAGAGAGAGGCTGATCCGCATCCGAAACCCTTGGGGGCAAGTTGAATGGACAGGGGCTTGGAGTGACAA TTCTTCCGAGTGGAATGGGATtgatccagcagagagagaggaaatgaacAACCACATGGAGGATGGCGAGTTCTG GATGCCATTTCAGGAGTTCAAACGTCAGTTTTCTCGTCTGGAGATCTGTAACCTCACACCAGACGCTCTGAGTGAAGATTCTCTGAATTTCTGGAACACGATTAAGTTTAACGGGACTTGGAGGAGAGGAAGTACAGCAGGGGGCTGCAGGAACAACCCCA ATACATTCTGGATAAACCCTCAATATAAGATCACACTGTTGGAGGAAGATGATGATCCTGAGGATGATGAGGTGGCCTGCAGCTTCCTGGTGGCCTTGATGCAGAAGGACAGGAGACGTTACCGCAAGCAAGGGCAGGACATGCACACCATTGGCTTCGCTATATATGAG GTCCCAGAAGAG TTTCATGGCTCCCAGAGCGTTCACCTCAAGAAGGACTTTTTCTTGCGTCACTCATCCTGCGCTCGCTCAGAAACCTTCATTAACCTGCGGGAAGTCAGCACACGACTGAAGCTGCCACCGGGCGAGTATCTCGTAGTCCCTTCCACTTTTGAGCCCGGAAAAGAGGCTGATTTTGTCCTGCGAGTCTTCACGGAGAAACAGTCAGAAACTCA AGAAATGGATGATGAGATTGCGTTTAACTTGGAAGATGAA GAGGAGGTTTCAGAGGAGGACATGGAAGActcttttaaaaagctgtttgcGCAGCTGTCTGGAGAG GACATGGAGATTTCAGTTCATGAGCTCAGGACCATTCTGAACCGAGTGGTCAGCAAAC ACAGGGACGTGAAGACCGATGGGTTCAGTTTGGAGTCGTGTAGGTGCATGGTCAGCCTGATGGAT AAAGATGGCAGTGCACGGCTGGGAATTGTGGAGTTCCAGATTCTATGGAATAAAATCAGGAAGTGGCTG ggcaTTTTTAGACAGTTTGATCTGGATAAATCTGGCACAATGAGCTCATATGAAATGCGCCTCGCTGTGGAGTCAGCTG GTTTTAAACTCAATAACAAGCTACATCAAGTAATTGTGGCACGGTATTCTGATGGAGATACGATTGACTTCGACAATTTTGTCTGTTGCCTGGTCAAACTGGAGGCTATGTTCA GGACTTTTAGAGAACTGGACAAAGAGGGCTCAGGCATCGCAGAGCTCAATGTTAGCGAG TGGCTGTACCTGACCATGTGTGGTTGA